In the Populus trichocarpa isolate Nisqually-1 chromosome 1, P.trichocarpa_v4.1, whole genome shotgun sequence genome, one interval contains:
- the LOC18094534 gene encoding uncharacterized protein LOC18094534, with product MRRGSNISPFLSHSFKANPRTYKMGDNNEDPWLAPDKLYHVLFCLSLTLLFSKLASLTRYPFLKRHSIRVGAILSLFAGAAKEAADQIGLFPSAGASAKDAVADIIGVLIAAAALSMLKSKNYDGSDSGSGQTRRVLPI from the coding sequence ATGAGAAGAGGTTCAAATATATCACCATTTCTTTCCCATTCTTTCAAAGCGAACCCGAGAACTTACAAAATGGGCGACAACAATGAAGACCCATGGCTAGCCCCAGATAAGCTATACCATGTCCTCTTTTGTCTCTCTCTAACCCTCCTTTTCTCCAAGCTAGCCTCCCTCACCCGCTATCCATTTCTCAAGCGCCACTCTATTCGGGTCGGTGCTATTCTCTCCCTCTTCGCCGGCGCCGCCAAGGAGGCAGCCGACCAAATTGGCCTCTTTCCCTCCGCTGGAGCCTCTGCAAAGGACGCTGTAGCCGATATCATTGGCGTATTGATTGCTGCGGCAGCTCTCTCCATGCTTAAAAGTAAAAACTACGACGGATCCGATTCGGGGTCGGGTCAGACCCGGAGGGTTTTGCCCATTTGA